One stretch of Schlesneria sp. DSM 10557 DNA includes these proteins:
- a CDS encoding enolase C-terminal domain-like protein — translation MQQRSDISYSPRMSRRDVLRWGAMASSAALLGHWSAPQLPAAVSSTWLTIEKIERTTLHLPFREIPARAMAREIPHWQYLEICEVTLKSGKTGFGETMLFYTWGTTSDQAVERCRGKNAAEVMWDDSLGAGLQMSLFDAVARTLEVPLHALLGKKHYPRTPLSWWNIDLPPEDLASECALAYKSGYMSLKSKGRPWFDLWKQIELSIKVVPESFKIDMDFNDTLLTAERAIPILKEFDSIPQVDIWEGPLPQADLEGNHQLKEALKAKVALHYGNPDPWDMLKTDACDGFVVGGGASTLMRTGAVCAMSRKPFWLQLVGSSVTAAHSLHFGGVLEWAKWPAVNCHQLFEVSTLTAPIVVENGTAIVPDAPGVGFELNRDVLKKYAVTKPATRPEPQRLLETTWPDGRTMYTASNGTVNYMLTHAIAGRMPYFEKGVNTRLVPDDGSAKWRDLVEKSREKPYMVK, via the coding sequence ATGCAGCAACGAAGTGACATCTCTTACAGTCCACGGATGAGCCGTCGAGACGTTTTGCGGTGGGGCGCAATGGCGAGCAGCGCAGCTCTGCTCGGGCACTGGTCCGCTCCGCAACTGCCGGCGGCCGTGTCGTCGACCTGGCTGACGATCGAAAAGATTGAGCGAACGACACTTCATCTTCCGTTCCGTGAAATCCCTGCCCGTGCGATGGCGCGCGAGATTCCGCATTGGCAGTATCTGGAGATCTGCGAAGTCACTCTGAAGTCCGGGAAAACCGGGTTCGGTGAGACAATGCTGTTCTATACCTGGGGAACCACCAGCGATCAGGCTGTCGAACGCTGTCGGGGGAAGAATGCGGCAGAAGTGATGTGGGACGATTCTCTGGGAGCCGGATTGCAGATGTCGCTCTTCGATGCCGTGGCCCGGACTCTGGAAGTCCCGTTGCATGCTCTCCTGGGTAAGAAGCACTATCCCCGGACTCCGCTTTCATGGTGGAATATCGACCTCCCCCCCGAAGACCTGGCGAGCGAATGTGCACTTGCCTACAAGTCAGGGTACATGTCGCTGAAGTCGAAAGGTCGTCCCTGGTTTGATTTGTGGAAGCAGATCGAACTTTCGATCAAGGTGGTTCCCGAGTCGTTCAAGATCGACATGGATTTCAATGACACGTTGCTGACCGCGGAGCGGGCGATTCCGATTCTGAAGGAGTTTGACAGTATTCCTCAGGTCGACATCTGGGAAGGTCCGCTCCCTCAGGCAGACCTGGAGGGAAATCACCAGTTGAAAGAGGCGCTCAAGGCCAAGGTCGCGCTCCACTACGGCAACCCTGATCCGTGGGACATGCTGAAGACAGACGCCTGCGACGGCTTCGTGGTGGGTGGAGGCGCATCCACGCTGATGCGAACGGGAGCGGTTTGTGCCATGTCACGAAAGCCGTTCTGGCTGCAACTGGTCGGCTCGTCCGTCACTGCCGCTCACTCATTGCATTTCGGTGGCGTTCTGGAATGGGCCAAATGGCCCGCAGTGAACTGTCACCAGCTTTTCGAAGTATCGACACTCACGGCTCCGATCGTGGTTGAGAATGGCACGGCGATCGTCCCGGACGCCCCGGGTGTTGGCTTTGAACTGAACCGTGACGTACTGAAGAAGTACGCTGTGACGAAGCCAGCCACGCGACCAGAACCCCAGCGCCTGCTGGAAACAACCTGGCCAGACGGTCGGACGATGTACACGGCGAGTAACGGAACCGTGAACTACATGCTCACCCACGCCATCGCCGGACGAATGCCCTATTTCGAGAAAGGGGTTAACACCCGATTGGTTCCCGATGATGGTTCCGCCAAATGGCGAGACCTGGTCGAAAAGTCGCGAGAAAAACCTTACATGGTGAAATAG
- a CDS encoding substrate-binding domain-containing protein — translation MTLSRILPGQILLVLVSLVFVGCEPNVPKSETGDKSAPSASASGSPTGTSGNLKRLIILTNGDSPYWDACRQGLLAAGSDLKLKDDGLVAELDVNDGTAQGQLSKLQQYATQSDIAGVGVSAIDAKNVAIADELRSLQKKGIKILTIDSDVDRSQFADARYAFIGTNNLAGGRLLGKCAAELKPEGGEYVTFVGFRGAQNAIDRIEGFAEGAGEKLNSKDTMEDGTDKTKARDNVRNAIRNHPDLNFLVGIWSYNAPAIVDVVKESNRRKDFTIVVFDAEPTAITAMKEGNIDAMVVQNPFGMGYEGIRALAALVRNQKETLTEMFPRYGQDGGDIFDTGLKVVIPSNESPLNPNHFEGVEVITLERFQEWLSKYDLTGS, via the coding sequence ATGACGCTGTCTCGTATTCTGCCCGGTCAGATCCTGCTGGTGCTCGTATCACTGGTCTTCGTCGGATGCGAGCCGAATGTTCCTAAAAGCGAGACCGGGGACAAATCGGCCCCTTCCGCCAGTGCATCGGGATCACCGACGGGAACCTCGGGAAACTTGAAGCGTCTCATCATCCTCACCAATGGAGATTCCCCCTACTGGGACGCCTGCCGACAAGGCTTACTGGCGGCGGGAAGTGATCTGAAACTGAAAGACGACGGACTGGTTGCGGAACTCGACGTCAACGACGGCACTGCTCAGGGACAGCTCAGTAAACTTCAGCAGTACGCCACCCAGAGCGATATCGCGGGCGTCGGCGTTTCAGCTATTGATGCCAAAAATGTCGCGATCGCTGACGAACTTCGTTCGCTGCAGAAGAAGGGAATTAAGATCCTGACCATCGACTCGGACGTCGATCGGTCGCAATTCGCCGATGCCCGGTATGCCTTCATTGGTACGAACAACCTCGCAGGTGGCCGCTTGCTGGGTAAATGCGCAGCGGAACTGAAGCCTGAAGGTGGAGAATACGTCACCTTCGTTGGCTTCCGGGGAGCCCAGAACGCGATCGATCGCATCGAGGGGTTTGCCGAAGGGGCCGGAGAGAAGCTGAATTCCAAAGACACCATGGAAGATGGAACGGACAAAACGAAAGCACGCGACAACGTCCGTAACGCCATTCGGAATCATCCTGATCTGAACTTCCTGGTGGGGATCTGGTCATATAACGCTCCCGCCATCGTGGACGTTGTCAAAGAGTCAAACCGCCGGAAGGATTTCACGATTGTCGTATTCGACGCCGAACCGACGGCGATTACGGCGATGAAAGAAGGAAACATCGACGCCATGGTCGTTCAGAACCCATTCGGCATGGGCTATGAAGGGATCCGGGCTCTGGCGGCTCTCGTTCGCAATCAGAAAGAGACACTCACGGAGATGTTCCCCCGATATGGTCAGGATGGCGGAGATATCTTCGACACCGGCCTCAAAGTTGTGATTCCCTCAAATGAATCACCATTAAATCCCAATCACTTTGAGGGAGTCGAAGTGATCACGCTCGAGAGATTCCAAGAGTGGTTGAGCAAATACGATCTCACCGGGTCCTGA
- a CDS encoding sulfate adenylyltransferase codes for MADLIVPHGGLSAPVCRTVSANEIDAFKAEAAGLTKVPVSAADLSTVYRLGDGTLSPLTGPMTSEVYHKVLDECCIESNGKKYAWTIPLAFPVSAELAKTLKAGDKVALTGPDGQIAATLDITDVYPWPKLKYLQSVYLTDRIDHPGASMVLEGDKGNSHLLGGEIRVLPQPKNAKFGKYVLTPREVRKLLAEKGCDSAVAFQTRNPLHRAHEYALVHGLETLIREGKNPLAVLNPLIGETKGDDVNAEIRMATYEALIQQRQLGDGDSDQSLWGPRNESVPDRVVLLGLDIKMFYGGPKEAVMHAIYRQNMGYTHIIIGRKHADAPYANGENIWGDFDAHQIFDKLGGDLQIKPLKVGFAAYYESCGRVDLTERHPGEKPVSISGKDIRATLQKGEQVDPRVMRPSTSQILGAAMKTA; via the coding sequence ATGGCCGATTTGATCGTTCCACACGGCGGGCTGTCTGCTCCCGTTTGCCGTACTGTCAGTGCAAATGAAATCGATGCGTTCAAGGCAGAAGCCGCGGGACTCACAAAGGTTCCCGTTTCCGCCGCCGATTTGTCCACCGTCTACCGACTTGGCGATGGCACCCTCAGCCCCTTGACGGGCCCCATGACCAGCGAAGTCTATCACAAGGTGCTGGACGAGTGCTGCATTGAAAGCAACGGCAAGAAGTACGCCTGGACAATCCCTCTCGCCTTCCCCGTCTCAGCGGAACTGGCGAAGACTCTGAAGGCCGGTGACAAGGTTGCCCTGACGGGTCCCGATGGCCAGATCGCCGCCACCCTCGATATCACCGACGTCTATCCCTGGCCAAAACTGAAATACTTGCAAAGCGTTTATCTCACGGACCGCATCGATCATCCCGGTGCGTCGATGGTGCTGGAAGGCGATAAAGGCAATTCTCACCTCCTCGGTGGTGAAATCCGCGTTCTGCCACAGCCCAAGAACGCCAAGTTTGGCAAGTACGTTCTGACCCCACGTGAAGTTCGCAAGCTGCTGGCAGAGAAGGGCTGTGACTCGGCCGTGGCATTCCAGACCCGTAACCCTTTGCACCGCGCACACGAGTACGCACTGGTGCACGGACTGGAAACGTTGATTCGTGAAGGCAAGAACCCTCTCGCCGTTCTCAATCCATTGATTGGGGAAACCAAGGGTGACGACGTCAACGCCGAGATCCGGATGGCGACCTACGAAGCTCTGATCCAGCAGCGCCAACTTGGCGACGGAGATAGCGATCAGTCTCTGTGGGGTCCACGAAATGAGTCCGTGCCTGACCGCGTCGTGCTGCTCGGCCTCGACATCAAGATGTTCTACGGTGGCCCGAAAGAAGCCGTGATGCACGCCATCTATCGGCAGAACATGGGATACACGCACATCATCATTGGTCGTAAGCACGCTGATGCTCCCTACGCCAACGGCGAGAACATCTGGGGCGACTTCGATGCTCACCAGATCTTCGACAAGCTCGGCGGTGACCTGCAGATCAAGCCACTCAAGGTGGGCTTTGCTGCTTACTACGAATCCTGCGGCCGCGTCGATTTGACAGAGCGTCATCCGGGTGAAAAGCCAGTCTCCATCTCGGGTAAAGACATCCGAGCCACCCTGCAGAAGGGTGAACAGGTCGATCCACGAGTCATGCGTCCAAGCACCAGCCAGATCCTGGGTGCCGCGATGAAGACGGCATAG
- a CDS encoding ADP-ribosylglycohydrolase family protein, translating to MTEDQVVGCILGTAVGDSLGLPYEGLSRRRGTKLLGPPDRQRFFFRRGMVSDDTEHLCMVAQALIDAKGNVEVFRRSLARRLRWWLLGAPAGIGLATLKSIIRLWMGCSPEHSGVRSAGNGPAMRAAVIGITYGDAPCFRDLIRASTRLTHTDPKGEYGACAIGLAAAMAKDVESVSPQNYIERLRQILPEEGAHEFLELMSGTVASASQSQSTDAYAGSLGLSQRISGYMYHSVPIAIHAWLINPLDYRAAITSVIRCGGDTDSVAAFVGGIVGVSVGQQGIPQEWLSSIIDWPRSVTWMQRLGKQLYFSMTSSEVTRPIRLPVIAVLARNLCFAAIVLYHGFRRLGPPY from the coding sequence ATGACCGAAGATCAGGTAGTCGGCTGCATTCTCGGGACAGCAGTCGGTGACTCACTGGGACTGCCGTATGAAGGACTTTCGCGGCGACGGGGTACAAAGCTGCTCGGCCCTCCCGATCGCCAGCGTTTCTTCTTCCGACGTGGCATGGTTTCGGACGACACCGAACACCTCTGCATGGTGGCCCAGGCATTGATCGACGCCAAGGGCAACGTGGAGGTATTTCGCAGATCACTCGCTCGCAGGCTGCGATGGTGGCTGCTGGGAGCTCCCGCAGGAATCGGTCTCGCCACGCTCAAGTCGATCATTCGGCTGTGGATGGGATGCTCTCCCGAACACAGCGGCGTTCGCTCGGCCGGAAATGGGCCTGCAATGCGTGCCGCGGTCATCGGAATCACTTACGGTGACGCGCCGTGCTTTCGTGATCTCATTCGGGCTTCGACCAGATTAACTCATACGGATCCCAAAGGCGAGTATGGAGCGTGCGCAATCGGTTTGGCAGCCGCCATGGCGAAAGACGTGGAATCTGTTTCACCGCAGAACTACATCGAGCGGCTCAGGCAGATTCTTCCGGAAGAGGGCGCACACGAGTTTCTGGAGCTGATGTCAGGCACGGTGGCATCTGCAAGTCAGTCTCAGAGTACGGATGCCTATGCTGGCTCTCTCGGACTCTCACAGCGAATTTCCGGGTACATGTATCATTCGGTCCCAATTGCGATTCATGCGTGGCTCATTAATCCCCTGGATTATCGAGCCGCCATCACGTCTGTGATCCGCTGCGGTGGTGATACCGACTCGGTTGCGGCCTTCGTCGGGGGAATTGTGGGGGTCTCGGTCGGACAACAGGGAATCCCGCAGGAATGGCTTTCCTCCATCATCGATTGGCCCCGGTCAGTTACATGGATGCAGCGACTCGGGAAGCAGCTTTATTTTTCTATGACATCATCAGAAGTGACTCGGCCCATCCGTTTGCCCGTCATCGCCGTTCTCGCTCGAAACCTGTGCTTCGCAGCAATCGTTCTGTACCACGGCTTCCGCCGTCTCGGTCCGCCGTACTAA
- a CDS encoding immunity 53 family protein → MTNRKDPFVRESSVIDISNLVKWYHTHCNGDWEQKYGIKLETLDNPGWQLTVDLIHTDLQGRELTRISEGCSPDGHPRSPRWIHCGIQNNQFQGACSPSQLERLLQIFTQLLAPQNHTDSNVIE, encoded by the coding sequence ATGACGAATCGAAAAGATCCCTTTGTTCGGGAATCGTCTGTTATCGATATTTCGAATTTGGTTAAGTGGTACCATACGCACTGCAATGGAGACTGGGAGCAGAAGTATGGAATCAAACTCGAAACGTTGGATAACCCCGGCTGGCAACTGACCGTCGATTTGATCCACACCGATCTGCAGGGAAGAGAATTAACAAGAATCTCTGAGGGATGCAGCCCTGATGGTCATCCCCGGTCTCCCCGTTGGATACATTGCGGCATCCAGAACAATCAGTTTCAAGGAGCCTGTAGTCCATCACAACTCGAGCGGCTGCTCCAGATCTTCACTCAGCTTCTCGCCCCTCAGAACCACACAGATTCAAACGTTATAGAATAA
- a CDS encoding metallophosphoesterase, which yields MNPLQRIGVIGDIHCESQSLKLAVDTLTAQRLTTIVCTGDLPTGPGDVNLCCDSLRSNNIITVRGNHDRWLLDRNELNLPFATPPETVSNSSWQFLESLPVTVELTTAAGLALLCHGFGAHDMLSFESNQPDSELLNHPIFREIYDSSRYRFIINGHSHRPEVRRLRSLTIMNAGTLRSDHQPVFAEIDFECGLVQFWEIIDRQYVRKSNRYEI from the coding sequence TTGAATCCGCTGCAAAGAATTGGCGTGATCGGCGACATCCACTGCGAGAGTCAGTCGCTCAAATTGGCTGTCGATACCTTAACGGCCCAGCGATTGACGACGATTGTCTGTACCGGTGATCTTCCGACCGGACCAGGTGACGTGAATCTGTGCTGCGATTCATTGCGAAGCAACAACATTATTACCGTCCGAGGAAATCACGACCGCTGGCTGCTTGATCGGAATGAACTTAACCTGCCATTCGCAACACCACCTGAAACGGTTTCAAATAGTTCATGGCAATTTCTGGAGTCACTTCCAGTCACGGTTGAACTGACGACGGCAGCGGGACTTGCTCTGCTTTGTCATGGGTTTGGTGCGCACGACATGCTGTCCTTTGAATCTAATCAGCCAGACTCCGAACTCCTGAACCATCCCATCTTCAGGGAAATCTACGACTCTTCCCGGTATCGTTTCATCATCAATGGGCACTCGCATCGTCCGGAGGTTCGTCGCCTTCGATCGTTAACGATCATGAATGCCGGAACGCTCCGCAGCGATCATCAGCCCGTGTTCGCGGAAATAGACTTTGAATGCGGACTGGTTCAATTCTGGGAAATCATCGATCGCCAATATGTCAGAAAATCCAATCGCTACGAAATCTAG
- a CDS encoding DUF937 domain-containing protein, producing the protein MNIVEMILKALSGDTLKTLSAAIGETPENVQKAISAIVPTLLSGLGSLAAKPEGGEKIWNSLRKVDENVADDLGGVLSGGGADDLAKKGTGILEDLLGKGGLTALIGSIASFLASNPALVKKLLPLVAPFILSFLGKQVKSQGLDLGGLLKMILSQKSNIAKAMPAGLADSLSGVQGLGDFSNFVSDSARSVRAAGDKAAAAASDSMQWMVPLVALVVLLAAGAWWLNNSKPPAGPGGTPTPANPPTAGVGTLGSAPGPQDPAETVTKDFGGYMRDAYEALDSVTDVATAEAATEKLTAVTAKVDSLTSVIEDLPSSSRAIVTSIVKQSQSKLQEKIDKVLSIPGVEDVLKPVLNGLTEKITVLLNTPAAE; encoded by the coding sequence ATGAACATCGTCGAAATGATCCTGAAAGCCTTGTCGGGCGACACGCTGAAGACGCTCTCGGCCGCTATCGGGGAGACGCCAGAGAATGTTCAAAAGGCGATCTCGGCCATCGTGCCGACGCTGCTGAGCGGCCTGGGCAGTCTGGCTGCAAAGCCAGAGGGGGGCGAGAAGATCTGGAACTCGCTTCGGAAGGTCGACGAAAATGTCGCTGACGACCTGGGGGGTGTCCTTTCCGGTGGAGGAGCCGACGATCTGGCCAAAAAAGGGACCGGGATCCTTGAAGACCTGCTGGGCAAAGGTGGCCTGACAGCACTGATCGGCTCCATTGCTTCATTCCTGGCAAGCAATCCGGCCTTGGTGAAAAAACTCCTTCCGCTCGTGGCCCCGTTCATCCTGAGTTTCCTCGGTAAACAGGTCAAGTCGCAGGGTCTCGATTTGGGTGGTCTGCTGAAAATGATCTTGTCGCAGAAGTCTAACATTGCGAAGGCTATGCCTGCCGGGCTTGCGGACAGCCTTTCAGGCGTCCAGGGACTGGGCGACTTCAGCAACTTTGTCTCAGACTCGGCGAGAAGTGTCAGGGCGGCCGGTGATAAAGCTGCTGCAGCGGCTTCAGACTCGATGCAATGGATGGTTCCCCTCGTGGCTCTGGTCGTTTTGCTGGCAGCCGGGGCGTGGTGGCTTAACAACTCCAAGCCCCCTGCCGGACCTGGGGGAACTCCGACGCCGGCCAATCCACCCACTGCTGGAGTGGGAACACTCGGCTCGGCGCCGGGGCCACAAGATCCGGCAGAGACGGTCACCAAGGATTTTGGTGGTTACATGCGCGACGCGTACGAAGCTCTGGACAGCGTAACCGATGTGGCGACAGCCGAAGCGGCAACTGAGAAGCTGACGGCTGTCACCGCAAAAGTTGATTCATTAACGAGTGTCATCGAAGACCTTCCCAGTTCGTCACGCGCTATCGTCACGAGCATCGTCAAGCAATCTCAGAGCAAGCTCCAGGAAAAGATTGATAAGGTTCTCTCCATTCCCGGGGTCGAAGACGTCCTGAAGCCGGTTCTGAATGGCCTGACAGAAAAGATCACAGTGCTCCTCAATACCCCGGCTGCTGAGTAG
- a CDS encoding DUF1345 domain-containing protein, producing the protein MSPWKVILGRMIFAALIGLSAFGVSTALELESRILLGFDLAVTSYIVTLVWRMAAADATSTREDAARIEFNNVVVLLVAGLLSGLSLVGVGLMLHRSVNWSPAMTNLHLGLSLAAVFLTWGLLHLLFGIHYARLYYDPTPPADEPADRPPLEFPDDTMPDFWDFMYFSFTLAICYQVSDISVRSRRCRRVVLAHVLLSFLNVTFILGFVIEIIGTFISPTT; encoded by the coding sequence ATGTCGCCTTGGAAAGTGATTCTCGGGCGAATGATATTTGCGGCACTGATCGGTTTGTCGGCATTCGGGGTATCGACGGCTCTAGAACTCGAGTCGCGGATTCTGCTGGGATTTGATCTGGCGGTTACGAGCTACATTGTGACCCTCGTCTGGAGAATGGCGGCGGCGGATGCGACGTCCACACGGGAAGATGCGGCACGGATCGAATTCAACAACGTCGTCGTTTTGCTGGTTGCGGGTTTGCTGTCGGGACTGAGTCTCGTCGGTGTGGGACTGATGCTTCATCGGTCGGTGAACTGGTCACCCGCGATGACTAATCTGCATCTGGGTCTATCGCTTGCTGCAGTCTTTCTCACCTGGGGACTGCTGCACCTCTTGTTTGGCATCCACTACGCGCGGTTATATTACGATCCCACCCCGCCAGCGGATGAACCTGCAGATCGTCCTCCGCTCGAATTCCCGGACGATACCATGCCCGATTTCTGGGACTTCATGTACTTTTCGTTCACCCTGGCGATCTGTTACCAGGTGTCGGACATTTCCGTCCGAAGCAGACGTTGTCGACGAGTTGTTCTGGCTCACGTCCTATTATCATTCCTGAACGTGACCTTCATACTCGGGTTTGTAATCGAGATCATAGGAACGTTTATCAGCCCGACTACTTAA
- a CDS encoding neutral zinc metallopeptidase, with amino-acid sequence MRPATMAAGGLGVMIVMLIAAFMGIDPRKVQQLMNNVNPPGGQGGQVAERELTPEERRSGDFAATILAFTEEVWDEQFRKAGEQYVPPRMVLFADAVATGCGNAPSAVGPFYCPADRTVYLDPTFFTELKEKMGGSDAEFSQAYVIAHEIGHHVQNLLGYSDLVNQKRQGPKAEFNRWSVRLELQADYLAGVWAHYGQKKFDFVEPGDVAAAIQSAQSIGDDRIQKNSRGFTSPESYTHGTSAQRTKWFKLGLQTGDLNRLKELFEIPYEDL; translated from the coding sequence ATGCGGCCCGCCACAATGGCGGCAGGCGGCCTGGGTGTGATGATTGTCATGCTGATTGCTGCATTCATGGGAATCGATCCCCGAAAAGTTCAGCAGTTGATGAACAACGTCAATCCACCGGGAGGACAGGGAGGACAAGTCGCCGAACGGGAACTGACTCCTGAAGAACGCCGGAGCGGTGATTTTGCAGCGACCATTCTTGCGTTTACGGAAGAAGTGTGGGACGAGCAATTCCGCAAAGCAGGCGAGCAATACGTCCCCCCCCGCATGGTGCTCTTCGCGGACGCCGTCGCCACCGGTTGTGGAAACGCACCGTCAGCCGTTGGTCCCTTTTATTGCCCCGCAGATCGAACCGTCTATCTGGACCCGACATTCTTCACGGAACTGAAGGAGAAAATGGGGGGTTCTGACGCAGAGTTTTCGCAAGCTTACGTGATCGCACACGAAATCGGCCACCACGTACAAAACTTGCTGGGATACAGCGACCTCGTCAACCAGAAGCGGCAAGGCCCGAAGGCTGAATTCAATCGCTGGTCGGTCCGGCTGGAACTTCAGGCAGACTATCTTGCAGGTGTGTGGGCTCATTACGGCCAGAAGAAGTTTGATTTTGTAGAACCCGGTGACGTGGCAGCAGCGATCCAGTCGGCGCAGTCGATTGGAGACGACCGGATCCAGAAGAACTCCCGCGGTTTCACGTCCCCAGAGAGTTATACGCATGGGACTTCGGCACAGCGAACAAAGTGGTTCAAACTCGGACTGCAGACGGGTGACCTGAACAGACTGAAAGAGCTATTCGAAATTCCTTATGAAGATCTGTGA
- a CDS encoding PDZ domain-containing protein — protein sequence MAMLLSIVTGSHQSALAQTRERLDKSDAPLVVEGVVRQVFKSPRQGRTDYLVQVDVQKSEGRTALKKGEATRFAGPGESVYIHISQRLDPSGKVIASESFQGPPEERAQIKAFLTTREQGGWEGSFPDWYEVTGERGSLSPADDSASISLDDLPAAAEKSQLGMTSEVIKIQNRIALRVTSVERSGPAQKAGLEVGDIIAGIDGEAIKSPGQLETFASQGKKFSLVVVDVNTGKKAQIEIDPHAASTADREATSETAEKPATQPGKISLGISAEPVTLGTRSALKVTGVNPDSPAGKAGLEVGDIIVSANGAPVTGPEQLLAALRKSGPTLKLAVRDSRTGRDAEVTVNMGGTPPIKSFPADVESSTNSVPGKLGAVTELAFHDDDFAVKVTEVEPGSAAARAGLKPGVLILAANGKAVLHPNDLNDAVHSSKGILKLTILNPSGGKKTNLDVDLRN from the coding sequence ATGGCGATGCTTCTCAGTATCGTGACGGGTTCTCACCAGTCGGCACTTGCGCAGACACGTGAACGCCTCGACAAGTCTGATGCGCCGCTAGTTGTCGAGGGAGTGGTCCGGCAGGTTTTCAAGAGTCCTCGACAGGGACGGACAGACTACCTGGTGCAGGTCGATGTACAGAAATCAGAAGGCCGAACGGCTCTTAAAAAGGGAGAGGCCACGCGATTCGCGGGGCCGGGCGAGTCTGTTTACATCCATATTTCCCAGCGGCTCGATCCGTCGGGAAAAGTCATCGCTTCGGAAAGTTTTCAAGGTCCACCCGAAGAGCGAGCGCAGATCAAAGCGTTCTTGACAACCCGCGAACAGGGGGGATGGGAAGGATCATTTCCAGACTGGTACGAAGTCACTGGGGAGCGAGGTTCATTGAGTCCAGCCGACGATTCAGCATCAATTTCGCTCGACGACCTTCCCGCCGCAGCGGAAAAATCCCAGCTCGGTATGACAAGTGAAGTGATCAAGATTCAGAATCGGATTGCTCTGCGGGTCACGAGCGTGGAACGGAGCGGTCCTGCCCAGAAAGCCGGTCTCGAAGTCGGTGACATCATTGCCGGTATCGATGGTGAAGCGATCAAATCTCCGGGACAGTTGGAGACGTTCGCTTCTCAAGGCAAAAAATTCTCGCTCGTCGTAGTCGATGTAAATACCGGGAAAAAGGCTCAGATCGAGATCGACCCACATGCCGCATCGACTGCGGATAGGGAGGCAACGTCCGAGACTGCAGAAAAGCCAGCCACTCAACCGGGAAAGATTTCGCTCGGGATTTCTGCTGAACCTGTCACCCTCGGGACGCGCAGCGCGCTGAAGGTGACGGGAGTTAATCCCGACAGTCCAGCTGGGAAGGCGGGACTCGAAGTGGGAGACATCATTGTTTCTGCGAATGGAGCTCCCGTCACCGGTCCAGAACAGTTGCTCGCCGCCCTGCGAAAAAGCGGTCCCACTCTCAAACTGGCTGTGCGTGATTCGCGCACCGGACGCGACGCGGAAGTCACAGTGAATATGGGAGGCACACCTCCCATCAAGTCATTCCCGGCGGACGTCGAATCTTCAACGAATTCGGTGCCCGGAAAGTTGGGGGCGGTGACAGAGTTAGCCTTCCACGATGACGACTTCGCCGTCAAAGTCACTGAAGTCGAACCCGGAAGCGCTGCCGCTCGTGCAGGTCTGAAACCCGGCGTTCTGATACTGGCGGCCAATGGCAAGGCAGTCCTGCATCCGAACGATCTCAACGACGCGGTTCACTCCAGCAAGGGAATCCTCAAACTGACCATCCTGAACCCCTCCGGAGGAAAGAAAACGAATCTCGACGTCGATCTGCGGAATTGA
- a CDS encoding HAD-IIB family hydrolase: MNRLPWLVASDLDGTLLGDASAVERFRSWWRSLHPAPRLVYASGRYYASIVASVQEWKLPSPDAVVANVGSEVRLYPCGRPLEEWSHRWRTRWQLDEVRNLLDRELGLNLQPPQCQSDFKRSYTVYDADEGWLAQVRDRLREKRIAAELVYSSGRDLDVLPMGVSKGTAIEFLAQSWQIPKTHVLVAGDSGNDLSMFQQGYRGVVVANAQMELADASGPHIYHARRQFADGVIEGFEYWIQASNVCFSRQSGEVLIELSIAPAHQPDGLN, translated from the coding sequence GTGAATAGACTTCCCTGGTTGGTTGCCAGCGACCTGGATGGCACCCTCCTGGGCGACGCCTCGGCCGTCGAGCGTTTTCGCTCGTGGTGGAGGTCGCTCCATCCCGCGCCGCGACTGGTATACGCTTCAGGCAGATACTATGCGTCCATCGTTGCTTCCGTTCAGGAGTGGAAACTGCCCTCTCCTGATGCCGTCGTTGCAAACGTGGGCAGTGAAGTACGACTCTATCCCTGCGGAAGGCCCTTGGAGGAATGGTCTCATCGCTGGCGGACTCGCTGGCAACTCGATGAGGTCCGGAACCTGCTGGATCGGGAACTTGGACTGAACCTCCAGCCACCGCAGTGCCAATCTGATTTCAAACGCAGCTATACCGTATACGATGCTGACGAAGGATGGCTTGCACAGGTCCGCGATCGATTGCGAGAAAAACGGATTGCTGCGGAACTGGTCTACAGTTCCGGCCGCGACCTGGATGTTCTTCCCATGGGGGTCAGCAAAGGAACTGCGATTGAGTTTCTGGCTCAATCCTGGCAGATTCCCAAGACGCACGTACTCGTCGCGGGGGATTCCGGTAACGACCTGTCGATGTTTCAGCAGGGGTATCGAGGAGTCGTCGTGGCAAACGCACAGATGGAGCTTGCCGACGCATCCGGTCCTCATATCTACCATGCGCGACGTCAATTCGCGGACGGAGTCATTGAGGGATTTGAGTACTGGATCCAAGCATCAAACGTCTGTTTCTCGCGTCAGTCAGGCGAAGTGTTGATCGAGTTATCAATTGCTCCCGCCCACCAACCAGACGGACTGAACTGA